The genomic DNA GGCTGCAGGTGGGAGCTGGGGTTCTCTTTCTAAGGCGATGCTTTTCCTCCTCTGCCCTTTTTCCCTGGCAGGTTTCTCCAGGGGAGGGCGGTCATCATGGCTCCGAAGTCCCTGGTCCTGTTGTCACTGCTGGTCCTGGTGCTGCTGGTGTGGGTCCAGCCTTCCCTGGGCAAGGAATCTGCGGCCGCCAAGTTCCGGAGGCAGCACATGGACTCTGGCAGCTCCTCCAGCGGCAACTCCAACTACTGCAACCTGATGATGAAGCGCCGGAGGATGACACATGGACGATGCAAGCCAGTGAACACCTTTGTGCACGAGTCCCTGGATGATGTCAAGGCCGTGTGCTCCCAGAAAAACATCACCTGCAAGAATGGGCAGCCCAACTGCTACCAGAGCAACTCCACCATGAACATCACAGACTGCCGCGAGACAGGCGGCTCTAAGTACCCCAACTGTGCCTACAAGACTAGCCAGAAGCAGAAATATATCACTGTGGCTTGTGAGGGAAACCCATATGTACCAGTCCACTTTGATGGTGCGGTACTCTTACCTGCCACACCCCTACCCTCACTGCCACCTCCACACAAGCGCAGGCTTCTCTGACTTGAGGGCAGTAACTCAAGTTAGGTTTCttattcaacacacacacacacacacacacacacacacacacacacgtataaccACATGATTCCCTGACCTGAGGGTAATAACTCAAGCAAGTTAGGGCTCCTATCCAACCCACACATGTGCCCCTGGCCCGAGTCTTGCCCCTGTGTGTTTTGGGGGGTGAGAAGAGGGTTGTGAGATGGGACCCATATTAACCAAATCGCTGCTTCTTTCAATAAAACACTCTTGCAACCACCTGAATTTGCCATTTGGGTACTGTTTGTGTGATTGCTGTCTTGCCAGGGGTGAGAAGTGTGAATGAGGTCATTTGTGCTGAGAGGCGAATGGAATCCTTAAATGCTACCTCTTCTAACTTTTGGTTCTCACTGCCCTAGGATAATTCCTTTCCTTGTAGGTTTCTTGATGTCCAATATAGTTTGAAATTGTGGGCGATTTTAGCTGGAAAGGATCTATAGCCTGGGACACTGTTATGCTTGGTGAGCTGAGAGAGGGTGAAACTCACATACAAAAATCTCTGAGATAGAAGGAAAGACTGTACAACCCAGGGGGAGACCCTGCTCCATCTTGGGATGGGGGGAGGTGAGTGTATGAAATTATGACCctaaatttccattttctttttctttgacagAGCCACTGCTAAGTCAGAAAGGTGGTCCTCTGTTACTTAAGTTAGAACCTTCCATTTAGGAGCTAGAAAGGACTTCAGACATCATCTAATAGGGGAAAGATAAGTAGATTTCAGCTTGTGGACCAACTCTAAGTGGAAATGCCTGTCTAGAATGTTGTAGAAAAATGCGTGAACAGTGACGTGATGGAGCAGGGGTCTCTACTGAGGGCTTGAGGGAGGGGAGGGTGTATGTGCCACCCATTGGCCATCCCTGACCGAATGAAACCCCGGCCTTTTACAGGAGGACACCCTGAGTCTTAGAGAGGTTAAGGGGCCTACTCCTGGTGGCTACTAGTTAGTGTCCGATTGAGACCAGACCCTGGGTGTCCTGACCTCCCTGTCATTGCTCTTTCTGCTACTGGAGTCTCCTCAAGGAGGAAATCCCCTAGTCCCCCTCCTTCACTGAGAACTGTGGAGTCACAGCTTTCTCTGCCTGATCTTCTGGTGGCTCTCGCAAGCTGCCAGTGCACTTGGCTATGAGACTGCTTCTGACTACCCTTGCTCACATCACTGAGAAGACTAGACTTGGCTTCTGTCAGTCTATAATCATTTCATTTGATCCTCTGTGTACACTTGTATCTGGCTCTAGACAAGGTCACAGAACTAGAGAAAGATCCTACTTCCAGCCAGTTTGACCAGTTCTGTCattgtgtgttgttgtttagtcgctaaattgtgtctgactctttgtgaccccatggactgtaacccacaaagctcttctgcccgtgggatttcccagtcaagaatacttgagtgggttgccatttatttccctTTCCATGGAAATCTTCCAgttccagagactgaacctgtgtctcctgcattgcaggccgattctttactgctgagccaccctaGGAAGCCTGTCATTGCGTTActactgagcacgcatgcacacacacacacacacacacacacacacacacacacacacacgtactccTGCAATTCCTTCAGTTAGCCAAAATAATGggagatactttaaaaaatcaattctttcCTTATTACATTTCTTTGCAATGTAAAGCTGCTGTCTGTGAAATCCCCCAAACCAcaggtagtagtagtagtagtagttcagtcgctcagtcgtgtccaaatctttgtgaccccatgagctgcagcacgccaggcctccctgtccatcaccatctcccggagttcactcagactcacgtccatagagtccgtgataccatccagccatctcatcctcagtcgtccccttctcctcctgcccctaatccctcccagcatcagagtcttttccactgagtcaactcttcgcatcaggtggccaaagtactggagcttcagctttagcatcattccttccaaagaaatcccacggttgatctccttcagaatggactggttggatctccttgcagtccaagggactctcaagagtcttctccaataccatagttcaaaagcatcaattctttggctctcagccttcttcacagttcaactctcacatccatacatgactactggaaaaaccatagccttgactagacggaccttagttggcaaagaaatgtctctgcttttgaatatgctatctaggttggtcataacttttcttccaaggagtaagagtcttttagtttcatggctgcagtcaccatctgctgtgattttggagccccccaaaataaagtctgacactgtttccactgtttccccatctatttcccatgaagtgatgggacaggatgccatgatcttcgttttctgaatgttgagctttaagccaactttttcactctcctctttcactttcatcaagaggctttttagctcctcttcactttctgccataagggtggtgtcatctgcatatctgaggttattgatatttctcctggcaatcttgattccagcttgtgtttcttccagtccagcgtttctcatgatgtactctgcatagaagttaaataagcagggtgacaatatacagccttgacgtactccttttcctatttggaaccagtctgttgttccatgtccagttctaactgttgcttccaaaCCACAGGTAGTTACCACATAACAGTTGTCATAAGAACAAGGAACAGGCTAACTTTGCTCATCGTATCCTCACTTCAGAAAAGCTGTCAAACTGCATTTAAAGACCTAAGTATAAGGATGCCTACCACTATTGCACAGGTCCTTGGGAGCTCTGATGGAACGTCTCTTTATAATTGCTGTTATAggctgaattgtgttcccccTGGATTTATATGTTCAAGCCCTGACTTCAGAAATGGGAGATGCATCTCAGAATATGATTGTATTTGAagctgttgttgtccagtcactcagttgtgtctgactctttgcgaccccgtggactgtacccaccaggatcctctgtccatgagattctccaggcaagaatactgaagtcagtGGACCCTAATCCACTgtgactggtgttcttataaaatgaggaaatttgAACACAGAGAGACTACACCAGGGGTGCCAGGCTGCTGTGGCAAGTCATTGTCCCAGTCGGAAAAACAGGAAGTTGAGAGCTGGCTAGAAAGTGAGCTATTTGAGGATGTCTTTTTCAGAGAGCTAAAAAAGCTTTCCTTTAACCTTGTAATCATCCAAAGAGGAGATGGACCTATTTTATGATGTATTAGGAATTTTTAAAGCCCcttttatatgtgtgtttatatactaAGAGCTAACACTAATCActcttattaaatatttcagttttcttggttattttttcctctcagctTAAAGATACTAGTGACCaggtctttttcacttttctatagCTGGTGATTTGCAGGGTGCCAGACAAAGTAGAGTTTGGTAGATTCTATAAATGAAAGTGAGTAATTATAGTATCTTATCTTAGTAAATGAGGTGTTGTTTATTTGCAAAGGTAAGTAATTTGCACAGGTAGTAAGTGATTGtactaaaattgttttttttttaatttttattttgaaataattttagaggtACTAAACAGTtgcaaaaatgatacaaagaattCCTGTATATCATTTGTCTGTATTCTCTatactataatttttttcctatttgttttattagtcatatatttatatacagctatataattttttttctgaatgtttgagaGTATATGATAGACATGTTTCCCCTTTCCTAAGTACTTCACTATACACTTCCTAAAAATAAGATCATTCTTTTTACAAGGGATTAAGAAGTATccttatcaaaatcaggaaatttgaATTGAAACTCTACTATTATCTAATACTCAGACTATTCAACTTTCATCAGTTGCCGCACTAGCATATtttacaacaaaggaaaaaagtttttttctttcaggatcCCATCCAGGCCCATACCTTGGATCTAGTCAGGACTTGTAGTCTCTTTTAATACATATTTCCTTTAATTCAGTCTTTGCCTTTCATGATTGTGATGTTTTGATGCATATGTGCTTACTACTTTACAAAATGTCTTCAAGTTTGGACTTGTCTAATTTTTCCCTTCATGATTAGATTATGGTTatgctttcagtgtttttctttggaaACCCACTTGTGTCAGGCCTTGTGCTAGAATCTGAGGCTCTAAAGATGCAAGCAACATCTTTTTTAGCCTTCATGACAATGCTGCACTATTTCATAcccatcagattggcaaaaatgaAGGCGCATGATACTCTCATGTTTTGCCAGAGACGGGACATTGGGACATCAAACCACACATACCATAGCTTCTGGTGAGAGAGGCAAATTATACAGTCAATGTTTCAGCTACATCTGTGaaacaaattacccccaaactTGGTGGCTCAAGACAATCATTTCTCATGCTCCCAGTGATCCAAGAGTTAAAGTACAGAGCGGGCAGCTTGTCTCTGTTCCAACGTCTGAGGCCGC from Ovis aries strain OAR_USU_Benz2616 breed Rambouillet chromosome 7, ARS-UI_Ramb_v3.0, whole genome shotgun sequence includes the following:
- the LOC101112822 gene encoding brain ribonuclease isoform X2 → MAPKSLVLLSLLVLVLLVWVQPSLGKESAAAKFRRQHMDSGSSSSGNSNYCNLMMKRRRMTHGRCKPVNTFVHESLDDVKAVCSQKNITCKNGQPNCYQSNSTMNITDCRETGGSKYPNCAYKTSQKQKYITVACEGNPYVPVHFDGAVLLPATPLPSLPPPHKRRLL
- the LOC101112822 gene encoding brain ribonuclease isoform X1, producing the protein MIYSKGTSNLPRECWVQRFLQGRAVIMAPKSLVLLSLLVLVLLVWVQPSLGKESAAAKFRRQHMDSGSSSSGNSNYCNLMMKRRRMTHGRCKPVNTFVHESLDDVKAVCSQKNITCKNGQPNCYQSNSTMNITDCRETGGSKYPNCAYKTSQKQKYITVACEGNPYVPVHFDGAVLLPATPLPSLPPPHKRRLL